From a region of the Nitrospira sp. genome:
- a CDS encoding TIGR00266 family protein, whose product MKSEILYPGAFPMVRVELADGEHIKAESGAMVACSPTIDIESKMEGGFLGALSRKFLTGEKFFFQTLRASRGAGEALLAPTVPGEIVVLELDGVSEYMVQKDGFLAGADSINIDSQMQSMSRGLLGGEGFFILKMSGKGMLVLNSFGAIHKIELKPGQEYIVDNSHLVAWSTTTSYNIEKATSGWVASFTSGEGFVCRFRGPGVVYIQSRNPGGFGAWVRQFIPVSE is encoded by the coding sequence ATGAAAAGTGAAATTCTTTATCCCGGTGCGTTCCCGATGGTGCGTGTGGAGTTGGCAGACGGAGAGCACATCAAGGCCGAGTCAGGCGCGATGGTGGCGTGCTCGCCGACCATCGACATTGAAAGCAAAATGGAAGGAGGGTTTCTGGGAGCGTTGTCGCGGAAGTTTCTCACAGGAGAAAAGTTCTTTTTTCAGACGCTACGTGCCAGCCGAGGCGCCGGAGAAGCGTTGCTTGCTCCCACCGTACCCGGTGAAATCGTCGTCCTGGAACTCGATGGGGTCAGCGAGTATATGGTGCAGAAAGATGGATTCCTTGCGGGAGCGGATAGCATCAACATTGACAGTCAAATGCAGAGTATGAGCCGCGGGCTGCTGGGCGGCGAGGGATTTTTCATTCTGAAGATGAGCGGGAAGGGGATGCTCGTTCTGAACAGTTTCGGGGCCATTCACAAGATCGAGTTGAAACCTGGTCAGGAGTATATTGTCGACAATAGTCATCTAGTGGCCTGGTCCACTACGACCTCGTATAACATCGAAAAAGCCACTTCCGGGTGGGTGGCCAGTTTCACTTCCGGCGAAGGGTTTGTCTGCCGATTTCGCGGGCCGGGTGTTGTCTATATCCAGAGTCGAAACCCAGGCGGGTTCGGTGCGTGGGTGAGACAGTTCATTCCAGTCTCTGAATAG
- a CDS encoding amidohydrolase family protein, translating to MTCPTPIPTQIVSNEEFCPVPQTREQEAVEHLATELSGIAAVRAGLTRREFLTTTGGMAAALLAMNAAFGRFFNITEVELFESAAFAEQQGMPYFIFDVQTHYVSAGYDPSDAETKRKGAVSKQALVSLRRHIREAGLNPKLAGDRGTIDDLSWKNFVKEVFLDSETTLGLISTPPGPYPQEAVVPPKEMAHIRDEINRLAGSQRMLAHGLATPQLGTADLEFMAMQAETLKVDAWKCYTGSCPKGFDRGWWMNDEHIAYPMLEQARKLGVKRVCVHKGLPLGPIPDYNHPRDLIKAAKDFPDLDFLVYHAGLRGVTSADQVFAKTGEIPWTTEFCRMKEKEPGISNIYMELGSTFAQLVTTYPLICAHLLGQTIRAFGVDHVLWGTDSIWYGTPQWQIEAFRRFQIPDQLIENHHYLPLTRQVKERIFGLNAAKIFGVDAEAKRREVPQDALGRLRMSYLEEGPKPSQRVYGWVVG from the coding sequence ATGACGTGTCCCACGCCTATTCCTACCCAGATTGTCTCCAATGAAGAGTTTTGTCCTGTTCCTCAGACTAGGGAGCAAGAGGCCGTCGAGCACCTCGCGACAGAGCTGTCCGGAATAGCGGCGGTTCGAGCAGGGTTGACTCGACGAGAGTTTCTGACAACGACTGGGGGAATGGCGGCCGCATTGTTGGCTATGAATGCCGCGTTTGGACGCTTTTTTAACATCACAGAGGTTGAGCTATTCGAGTCGGCGGCATTTGCCGAGCAACAGGGGATGCCCTATTTTATTTTTGACGTGCAAACGCACTACGTGAGTGCCGGCTATGATCCGTCCGACGCCGAGACCAAGCGCAAGGGTGCCGTTTCTAAGCAGGCCCTGGTCTCGTTGAGACGACACATCCGTGAAGCAGGGCTGAATCCAAAGTTGGCAGGGGATCGAGGAACCATCGATGATTTGTCATGGAAAAATTTTGTGAAGGAAGTGTTTCTCGATAGTGAAACCACCCTGGGGTTGATCAGCACGCCGCCCGGGCCTTATCCGCAAGAAGCCGTCGTTCCGCCGAAGGAAATGGCTCATATTCGGGATGAGATCAATCGGTTGGCTGGTTCGCAACGGATGTTGGCGCATGGATTGGCGACTCCGCAACTGGGTACGGCCGATTTGGAATTCATGGCGATGCAGGCTGAAACCCTTAAGGTTGATGCCTGGAAATGCTATACCGGTTCTTGCCCGAAGGGATTCGACCGAGGCTGGTGGATGAACGATGAACACATCGCCTATCCGATGTTGGAACAGGCTCGAAAGCTCGGGGTGAAGCGGGTATGCGTCCACAAGGGATTGCCCCTCGGTCCCATACCGGACTACAACCATCCGAGAGATCTGATCAAAGCGGCCAAAGACTTCCCCGATCTTGACTTTTTGGTGTATCACGCCGGGCTCCGGGGCGTGACATCTGCCGATCAGGTGTTTGCGAAAACAGGCGAGATTCCGTGGACGACAGAATTCTGCCGGATGAAAGAAAAGGAGCCGGGGATCTCGAATATCTATATGGAGTTGGGTTCCACCTTCGCGCAATTGGTGACGACATATCCGCTGATCTGCGCGCATCTGCTTGGACAGACCATCCGCGCATTCGGTGTGGATCACGTGTTGTGGGGGACAGATTCGATTTGGTATGGGACACCGCAATGGCAGATCGAAGCGTTCCGGCGGTTCCAGATCCCCGATCAATTGATCGAGAATCATCACTATCTTCCTTTGACAAGGCAGGTCAAAGAACGGATTTTCGGGTTGAACGCCGCCAAGATTTTCGGTGTCGACGCCGAGGCGAAACGACGTGAGGTGCCGCAGGACGCCTTGGGCCGGCTGAGGATGAGCTATCTGGAAGAGGGACCGAAACCGAGTCAACGAGTCTATGGATGGGTGGTGGGGTGA
- a CDS encoding PilZ domain-containing protein gives MVDTTVNWRIHPRLPVAYPVIFGGAPFVGEGTVSDLSLSGCAVTCDRTVLSGSYIKLSVLLPDPASSLFIELGKIRWVRENTFGVEFIRLPTIARHRLDRVMTGGLATDQNLLPALT, from the coding sequence ATGGTGGACACAACTGTCAACTGGCGAATACATCCTCGGCTTCCTGTGGCATATCCTGTGATATTTGGAGGCGCCCCATTTGTAGGAGAGGGGACTGTCTCCGACCTTTCCCTTTCCGGCTGTGCAGTGACCTGTGATCGGACAGTCCTGTCCGGGAGCTACATTAAACTGAGCGTCCTCTTACCCGATCCAGCCTCTTCTCTATTTATCGAGTTGGGAAAGATCCGCTGGGTTCGCGAAAATACCTTCGGCGTGGAGTTCATTCGCTTGCCGACCATCGCCCGTCACCGACTTGATCGAGTGATGACTGGAGGGCTGGCCACAGATCAAAACCTCCTCCCAGCGTTGACCTAA